Proteins from a genomic interval of Callospermophilus lateralis isolate mCalLat2 unplaced genomic scaffold, mCalLat2.hap1 Scaffold_250, whole genome shotgun sequence:
- the LOC143387570 gene encoding teashirt homolog 3-like isoform X1, translating to MPRRKQQAPWRTAAYVSDELKAVALVDEDIDPEEHTADGEPSAKYMCPEKELPKTCPSYQNSPAAEFSSHEMDSELHISETSDLMADFESGSIKNEEETKEVTVPLEDTTVSDSLEQMKAMYNNFLSDSYWSNLNLNLHQPSSEKNNGSGSSSSSSSSSSSCGSGSFDWHQSAMAKTLQQVSQSRMLPEPSLFSTVQLYRQSSKLYGSIFTGASKFRCKDWSAAYDTLVELTVHMNETGHYRDDNHETDNNPKCWSKLRKRSLLETEGKEDAQKVLKCMYCGHSFESLQDLSVHMIKTKHYQKVPLKEPVTPVAAKIIPAARKKASLELELPSSPDSTGGTPKATMSDTNDALQKNSNPYITPNNLYGHQNRASYAWHFEARKSQILKCMECGSSHDTLQELTAHMMVTGHFIKVTNSAMKKGKPIMEMPVTPTITTLLDEKVQSVPLAATTFTSPSNTPASVSPKLNVDVKKEMDKDKTVTDEKPKEKEKPSEEEEKYDISSKYHYLTENDLEESPKGGLDILKSLENTVTSAINKAQNGTPSWGGYPSIHAAYQLPNMMKLSLGSSGKSTPLKPMFGNSEMVSPTKTQTLVSPPCSQTSPMPKTNFHAMEELVKKVTEKVAKVEEKMKEPEGKLSPPKRATLSPCSSELSEPIKMEASSDGGFKSQENSPSPPRDGCKEGSPAAEPVENGKELVKPLTSSLSGSMAIITDHPPKQPFVNPLSALQSVMNIHLGKAAKPSLPALDPMSMLFKMSNSLAEKAAVATPPPLQAKKADHLDRYFYHVNNDQPIDLTKGKSDKGCSLGSVLLSPMSTSPATSSSTVTTAKTSAIVSFMSNSPLRENALSDISEMLKNLTESHTSKSSTPSSISEKSDIDGATLEEAEESTPAQKRKGRQSNWNPQHLLILQAQFAASLRQTSEGKYIMSDLSPEERMHISRFTGLSMTTISHWLANVKYQLRRTGGTKFLKILDTGHPVFFCNDCASQIRTPSTYISHLESHLGFWLWDLSKLSTEQINNQIAETKSPSEKLVTSSPEEDLGTSYQCKLCNRTFVSKHAVKLYLSKTHGKSPEDHLLYVSELEKQ from the coding sequence ATGCCGAGGAGGAAGCAGCAGGCGCCCTGGCGCACAGCAGCCTATGTTTCCGATGAGTTAAAGGCAGTTGCCCTGGTAGACGAAGATATAGACCCCGAAGAGCACACGGCAGATGGAGAACCCTCGGCCAAGTACATGTGCCCCGAGAAGGAGCTCCCCAAGACCTGCCCCAGCTACCAGAACTCCCCGGCCGCTGAGTTTTCCAGTCACGAAATGGACAGCGAGTTGCACATCAGCGAGACCAGTGACCTCATGGCTGACTTTGAAAGTGGCTCCATCAAGAATGAAGAGGAGACCAAGGAAGTCACGGTCCCTCTGGAGGACACAACCGTGTCGGATAGCCTGGAGCAGATGAAGGCCATGTACAACAACTTCCTCTCCGACTCCTACTGGTCCAACCTCAACCTCAACCTGCACCAGCCCTCCTCGGAGAAGAACaacggcagcggcagcagcagcagcagcagcagtagcagcagcagctgcGGCAGCGGGAGCTTCGACTGGCACCAGAGCGCCATGGCCAAGACCCTGCAGCAGGTGTCCCAGAGTCGCATGCTGCCGGAGCCCAGCCTCTTCAGCACGGTGCAGCTGTACCGGCAGAGCAGCAAGCTCTATGGCTCCATCTTCACGGGGGCCAGCAAGTTCCGCTGCAAAGACTGGAGCGCGGCCTACGACACCCTGGTGGAGCTGACGGTGCACATGAACGAGACCGGGCACTACCGCGACGATAACCACGAGACCGACAACAACCCCAAGTGCTGGTCCAAGCTCCGCAAACGCTCCTTGCTGGAGACGGAAGGGAAGGAGGACGCCCAGAAGGTGTTGAAGTGCATGTACTGTGGCCACTCCTTTGAGTCCCTCCAGGACCTGAGTGTCCATATGATCAAAACTAAACACTACCAAAAAGTGCCTCTGAAGGAACCCGTCACTCCCGTGGCAGCCAAAATCATTCCGGCTGCCCGCAAAAAAGCTTCACTGGAGCTGGAGCTCCCCAGCTCCCCGGATTCCACAGGTGGAACCCCTAAAGCTACCATGTCGGACACCAATGATGCGCTTCAGAAGAACTCCAACCCTTACATCACGCCAAATAACCTGTACGGCCACCAGAACAGGGCCAGCTACGCGTGGCACTTCGAGGCCCGCAAGTCCCAGATCCTGAAATGCATGGAGTGTGGCAGCTCCCATGACACGCTGCAGGAGCTCACGGCCCACATGATGGTTACCGGCCACTTCATCAAGGTCACTAACTCGGCCATGAAGAAGGGGAAGCCCATCATGGAGATGCCCGTCACACCCACCATCACGACCCTGCTGGATGAGAAGGTACAGTCTGTGCCCCTGGCGGCCACCACTTTCACGTCCCCCTCCAACACACCTGCGAGTGTCTCCCCGAAATTGAACGTGGATGTCAAGAAGGAAATGGACAAGGACAAGACAGTCACTGATGAGAAACCCAAGGAGAAGGAGAAGCCCAGCGAGGAGGAAGAAAAGTATGACATCTCTTCCAAGTACCATTATTTGACTGAAAATGACTTAGAAGAGAGCCCCAAAGGGGGACTAGATATCCTCAAATCCCTGGAAAACACGGTGACATCCGCAATCAACAAGGCCCAGAACGGCACTCCCAGCTGGGGGGGGTACCCCAGCATCCACGCCGCCTACCAGCTCCCCAACATGATGAAGTTGTCTCTGGGCTCATCGGGGAAAAGCACCCCCCTGAAGCCCATGTTCGGCAACAGCGAGATGGTGTCTCCCACCAAAACCCAGACCCTGGTCTCTCCACCCTGCAGCCAGACCTCCCCGATGCCCAAGACAAACTTCCATGCCATGGAGGAGCTGGTGAAGAAAGTCACCGAGAAAGTTGCCAAAGTTGAGGAGAAGATGAAGGAGCCCGAGGGCAAGCTCTCTCCGCCCAAGCGGGCCACCCTGTCCCCGTGTAGCAGTGAGCTCAGCGAGCCCATCAAGATGGAGGCTTCCAGCGATGGGGGCTTCAAAAGCCAGGAGAACAGCCCCAGTCCCCCGCGGGATGGGTGCAAGGAGGGCAGCCCCGCAGCGGAGCCCGTGGAGAATGGCAAGGAGTTGGTGAAGCCCCTGACCAGCAGCCTGAGCGGCAGCATGGCCATCATCACCGACCACCCACCCAAGCAACCCTTTGTCAACCCCCTGAGCGCCTTGCAGTCGGTCATGAACATCCACCTGGGCAAGGCTGCCAAGCCCTCTCTGCCTGCGCTGGACCCCATGAGCATGCTTTTCAAGATGAGCAACAGCCTGGCCGAGAAGGCGGCCGTGGCCACCCCACCACCCCTACAGGCCAAGAAGGCAGACCACCTCGACCGCTATTTCTACCACGTCAACAACGACCAGCCCATAGACTTGACAAAAGGGAAGAGTGACAAAGGCTGCTCTTTGGGTTCAGTGCTTTTGTCCCCCATGTCCACATCCCCGGCAACCTCCTCATCCACGGTGACAACGGCAAAGACATCTGCCATCGTATCATTCATGTCAAACTCGCCGCTACGCGAGAATGCCTTGTCAGATATATCCGAAATGCTGAAGAACTTGACAGAGAGCCACACGTCAAAATCCTCCACTCCTTCCAGCATCTCCGAGAAGTCTGACATTGACGGGGCCACTCTGGAGGAGGCCGAGGAGTCGACGCCTGCGCAGAAGAGGAAGGGCCGCCAGTCAAACTGGAACCCCCAGCACCTGCTGATCCTCCAGGCCCAGTTTGCCGCCAGCCTCCGGCAGACCTCCGAAGGGAAGTACATCATGTCAGACCTGAGCCCCGAGGAGCGCATGCACATCTCGAGATTCACGGGGCTCTCCATGACCACCATCAGCCACTGGCTGGCCAATGTGAAATACCAGCTTCGGAGGACAGGTGGAACAAAGTTCCTCAAAATCTTGGACACTGGCCACCCCGTGTTCTTTTGTAATGACTGTGCGTCACAAATCAGGACTCCTTCCACATACATCAGCCACCTAGAGTCACATCTGGGCTTCTGGCTATGGGACTTATCCAAACTGTCCACTGAACAGATTAACAATCAAATAGCAGAAACCAAGTCGCCATCAGAAAAATTGGTGACGTCCTCCCCGGAGGAGGACCTGGGGACCTCCTATCAGTGCAAACTTTGCAATCGGACCTTTGTGAGCAAGCATGCCGTTAAGCTTTACCTTAGCAAAACACACGGGAAATCGCCAGAAGACCACCTTCTGTATGTTTCTGAGTTGGAGAAGCAGTAG
- the LOC143387570 gene encoding teashirt homolog 3-like isoform X2, whose translation MKAMYNNFLSDSYWSNLNLNLHQPSSEKNNGSGSSSSSSSSSSSCGSGSFDWHQSAMAKTLQQVSQSRMLPEPSLFSTVQLYRQSSKLYGSIFTGASKFRCKDWSAAYDTLVELTVHMNETGHYRDDNHETDNNPKCWSKLRKRSLLETEGKEDAQKVLKCMYCGHSFESLQDLSVHMIKTKHYQKVPLKEPVTPVAAKIIPAARKKASLELELPSSPDSTGGTPKATMSDTNDALQKNSNPYITPNNLYGHQNRASYAWHFEARKSQILKCMECGSSHDTLQELTAHMMVTGHFIKVTNSAMKKGKPIMEMPVTPTITTLLDEKVQSVPLAATTFTSPSNTPASVSPKLNVDVKKEMDKDKTVTDEKPKEKEKPSEEEEKYDISSKYHYLTENDLEESPKGGLDILKSLENTVTSAINKAQNGTPSWGGYPSIHAAYQLPNMMKLSLGSSGKSTPLKPMFGNSEMVSPTKTQTLVSPPCSQTSPMPKTNFHAMEELVKKVTEKVAKVEEKMKEPEGKLSPPKRATLSPCSSELSEPIKMEASSDGGFKSQENSPSPPRDGCKEGSPAAEPVENGKELVKPLTSSLSGSMAIITDHPPKQPFVNPLSALQSVMNIHLGKAAKPSLPALDPMSMLFKMSNSLAEKAAVATPPPLQAKKADHLDRYFYHVNNDQPIDLTKGKSDKGCSLGSTSAIVSFMSNSPLRENALSDISEMLKNLTESHTSKSSTPSSISEKSDIDGATLEEAEESTPAQKRKGRQSNWNPQHLLILQAQFAASLRQTSEGKYIMSDLSPEERMHISRFTGLSMTTISHWLANVKYQLRRTGGTKFLKILDTGHPVFFCNDCASQIRTPSTYISHLESHLGFWLWDLSKLSTEQINNQIAETKSPSEKLVTSSPEEDLGTSYQCKLCNRTFVSKHAVKLYLSKTHGKSPEDHLLYVSELEKQ comes from the exons ATGAAGGCCATGTACAACAACTTCCTCTCCGACTCCTACTGGTCCAACCTCAACCTCAACCTGCACCAGCCCTCCTCGGAGAAGAACaacggcagcggcagcagcagcagcagcagcagtagcagcagcagctgcGGCAGCGGGAGCTTCGACTGGCACCAGAGCGCCATGGCCAAGACCCTGCAGCAGGTGTCCCAGAGTCGCATGCTGCCGGAGCCCAGCCTCTTCAGCACGGTGCAGCTGTACCGGCAGAGCAGCAAGCTCTATGGCTCCATCTTCACGGGGGCCAGCAAGTTCCGCTGCAAAGACTGGAGCGCGGCCTACGACACCCTGGTGGAGCTGACGGTGCACATGAACGAGACCGGGCACTACCGCGACGATAACCACGAGACCGACAACAACCCCAAGTGCTGGTCCAAGCTCCGCAAACGCTCCTTGCTGGAGACGGAAGGGAAGGAGGACGCCCAGAAGGTGTTGAAGTGCATGTACTGTGGCCACTCCTTTGAGTCCCTCCAGGACCTGAGTGTCCATATGATCAAAACTAAACACTACCAAAAAGTGCCTCTGAAGGAACCCGTCACTCCCGTGGCAGCCAAAATCATTCCGGCTGCCCGCAAAAAAGCTTCACTGGAGCTGGAGCTCCCCAGCTCCCCGGATTCCACAGGTGGAACCCCTAAAGCTACCATGTCGGACACCAATGATGCGCTTCAGAAGAACTCCAACCCTTACATCACGCCAAATAACCTGTACGGCCACCAGAACAGGGCCAGCTACGCGTGGCACTTCGAGGCCCGCAAGTCCCAGATCCTGAAATGCATGGAGTGTGGCAGCTCCCATGACACGCTGCAGGAGCTCACGGCCCACATGATGGTTACCGGCCACTTCATCAAGGTCACTAACTCGGCCATGAAGAAGGGGAAGCCCATCATGGAGATGCCCGTCACACCCACCATCACGACCCTGCTGGATGAGAAGGTACAGTCTGTGCCCCTGGCGGCCACCACTTTCACGTCCCCCTCCAACACACCTGCGAGTGTCTCCCCGAAATTGAACGTGGATGTCAAGAAGGAAATGGACAAGGACAAGACAGTCACTGATGAGAAACCCAAGGAGAAGGAGAAGCCCAGCGAGGAGGAAGAAAAGTATGACATCTCTTCCAAGTACCATTATTTGACTGAAAATGACTTAGAAGAGAGCCCCAAAGGGGGACTAGATATCCTCAAATCCCTGGAAAACACGGTGACATCCGCAATCAACAAGGCCCAGAACGGCACTCCCAGCTGGGGGGGGTACCCCAGCATCCACGCCGCCTACCAGCTCCCCAACATGATGAAGTTGTCTCTGGGCTCATCGGGGAAAAGCACCCCCCTGAAGCCCATGTTCGGCAACAGCGAGATGGTGTCTCCCACCAAAACCCAGACCCTGGTCTCTCCACCCTGCAGCCAGACCTCCCCGATGCCCAAGACAAACTTCCATGCCATGGAGGAGCTGGTGAAGAAAGTCACCGAGAAAGTTGCCAAAGTTGAGGAGAAGATGAAGGAGCCCGAGGGCAAGCTCTCTCCGCCCAAGCGGGCCACCCTGTCCCCGTGTAGCAGTGAGCTCAGCGAGCCCATCAAGATGGAGGCTTCCAGCGATGGGGGCTTCAAAAGCCAGGAGAACAGCCCCAGTCCCCCGCGGGATGGGTGCAAGGAGGGCAGCCCCGCAGCGGAGCCCGTGGAGAATGGCAAGGAGTTGGTGAAGCCCCTGACCAGCAGCCTGAGCGGCAGCATGGCCATCATCACCGACCACCCACCCAAGCAACCCTTTGTCAACCCCCTGAGCGCCTTGCAGTCGGTCATGAACATCCACCTGGGCAAGGCTGCCAAGCCCTCTCTGCCTGCGCTGGACCCCATGAGCATGCTTTTCAAGATGAGCAACAGCCTGGCCGAGAAGGCGGCCGTGGCCACCCCACCACCCCTACAGGCCAAGAAGGCAGACCACCTCGACCGCTATTTCTACCACGTCAACAACGACCAGCCCATAGACTTGACAAAAGGGAAGAGTGACAAAGGCTGCTCTTTGGGTTCA ACATCTGCCATCGTATCATTCATGTCAAACTCGCCGCTACGCGAGAATGCCTTGTCAGATATATCCGAAATGCTGAAGAACTTGACAGAGAGCCACACGTCAAAATCCTCCACTCCTTCCAGCATCTCCGAGAAGTCTGACATTGACGGGGCCACTCTGGAGGAGGCCGAGGAGTCGACGCCTGCGCAGAAGAGGAAGGGCCGCCAGTCAAACTGGAACCCCCAGCACCTGCTGATCCTCCAGGCCCAGTTTGCCGCCAGCCTCCGGCAGACCTCCGAAGGGAAGTACATCATGTCAGACCTGAGCCCCGAGGAGCGCATGCACATCTCGAGATTCACGGGGCTCTCCATGACCACCATCAGCCACTGGCTGGCCAATGTGAAATACCAGCTTCGGAGGACAGGTGGAACAAAGTTCCTCAAAATCTTGGACACTGGCCACCCCGTGTTCTTTTGTAATGACTGTGCGTCACAAATCAGGACTCCTTCCACATACATCAGCCACCTAGAGTCACATCTGGGCTTCTGGCTATGGGACTTATCCAAACTGTCCACTGAACAGATTAACAATCAAATAGCAGAAACCAAGTCGCCATCAGAAAAATTGGTGACGTCCTCCCCGGAGGAGGACCTGGGGACCTCCTATCAGTGCAAACTTTGCAATCGGACCTTTGTGAGCAAGCATGCCGTTAAGCTTTACCTTAGCAAAACACACGGGAAATCGCCAGAAGACCACCTTCTGTATGTTTCTGAGTTGGAGAAGCAGTAG